A genome region from Erythrolamprus reginae isolate rEryReg1 chromosome 4, rEryReg1.hap1, whole genome shotgun sequence includes the following:
- the CPOX gene encoding oxygen-dependent coproporphyrinogen-III oxidase, mitochondrial — protein sequence MSFLLCGVRPLGARGFSLRPGPRCCCSRMFGSGSLEPPPGRSSRWGKGGWGRSAFAWTAGATAVVAGLGLVRRAEMKEQPGRQQEQQLRPWGKEEDEADLAKLCESFMAPPVSGLRELRERRGEMRSRMELLIMETQSQVCKALAQVDRGAAFTVDHWERKEGGGGISCVLQDGDIFEKAGVNVSVVFGHLSEEAAQQMRSRGKTLKTKSGKLPFCAMGVSSVIHPKNPYIPTIHFNYRYFEIEDGDGTIQWWFGGGTDLTPTYLNEEDAIHFHKTLKDACDQHNPELYPKFKKWCDEYFFIKHRGERRGVGGIFFDDLDSPSKEEVFQFVKSCTKAIVPCYVPIVKKHSQDKFSPKEKLWQQLRRGRYVEFNLVYDRGTKFGLATPGSRIESILMSLPLTARWEYMHSPPENSKEAEILEVLRHPRDWAQ from the exons ATGTCCTTTCTGCTGTGCGGGGTTCGTCCCCTGGGCGCCCGGGGTTTCAGTCTCCGGCCCGGcccgcgctgctgctgctccaggATGTTCGGCTCGGGCTCCTTGGAACCACCGCCGGGCCGTTCTTCCCGTTGGGGCAAGGGTGGGTGGGGGCGATCGGCGTTCGCCTGGACCGCGGGAGCCACCGCGGTGGTGGCCGGGCTGGGGCTGGTGCGGCGGGCGGAGATGAAGGAGCAGCCCGGGCGGCAGCAAGAGCAGCAACTACGGCCGTGGGGGAAAGAGGAGGACGAGGCGGATCTGGCCAAGCTGTGCGAGAGCTTCATGGCTCCCCCGGTGAGCGGGCTGCGAGAGCTACGCGAGCGGCGCGGAGAGATGCGAAGCCGCATGGAGCTGCTCATCATGGAGACGCAGAGCCAGGTGTGCAAGGCTCTGGCCCAGGTCGACCGCGGCGCCGCTTTCACCGTGGACCactgggaaaggaaggaag GTGGCGGAGGTATCAGCTGTGTACTTCAAGATGGTGACATCTTTGAGAAGGCTGGTGTCAATGTTTCAGTTGTTTTTGGACATCTTTCTGAAGAAGCAGCTCAGCAGATGAGAAGCCGGGGGAAGACTCTGAAGACCAAAAGTG GAAAATTGCCCTTTTGTGCTATGGGAGTGAGTTCTGTCATTCATCCCAAGAATCCTTACATTCCCACTATACACTTCAATTACAGATACTTTGAAATTGAAGATGGAGATG GTACTATACAATGGTGGTTTGGTGGTGGAACAGACCTTACGCCAACTTACTTGAATGAAGAAGATGCTATACATTTTCATAAAACTCTGAAGGACGCCTGTGATCAACACAATCCTGAGCTATATCCTAAGTTCAAGAAATG GTGTGATGAATATTTTTTCATCAAGCATCGTGGAGAACGGCGGGGAGTAGGTGGCATCTTCTTTGATGACTTGGACTCTCCTTCGAAAGAAGAAGTTTTTCAGTTTGTGAAGAGTTGCACCAAAGCTATTGTGCCTTGTTACGTTCCCATTGTAAAGAAACACTCACAGGACAAATTCTCACCAAAAGAAAAATTATGGCAGCAGCTCCGTAGAGGGAG GTATGTGGAATTCAATCTTGTGTATGATAGAGGCACAAAGTTTGGCCTTGCAACACCAGGGTCAAGAATTGAAAGTATTCTTATGTCTCTGCCACTCACTGCCAG ATGGGAGTATATGCATTCACCACCAGAGAATTCCAAGGAAGCAGAAATCCTAGAAGTTTTGCGCCATCCCAGAGACTGGGCACAGTGA